The genomic window CTCGGCCACCGGCGCCACTGCCTGCAGGTCGCAGCCCACGCGGGGTGCGCGGGCGGCGTCGTGCGCGGCCGTCACGGCTTGTCCCCGGAGGTCACATCCGTGAACTGGGGAGCCACCGAGGGCTGCGGGGCGGTGGTCCTCAGCCCCGTGCGCTCCGCCCAGCGGCCCAGTGCCACGACCGCGGCGGGCCGCCAGCACCCGAAGACGTGCCCGCCGTCGCACTCGCCCGCACGGCCGTACTCCGTGTACTGGTGAGCGATGCCCTGGGACTCCAGCTCCCGCGCGAACGTGGCGGTGGTGTCCCGCAGAGCGGGTTCGATGTCCCCCTCCTGGCCGTTGCCCGTGCCTGCGAACAGCTGCACGTGGACGTCCGAGAGCCTGGAGCTCTGCGAGAGCGGGTCGTGGGCGCGCCACTGCTCCTCCGTGGTGGTGGTGCCGTCCCCGAACACCGCGTCGGTCTCACCCGTGGACTGCCGGGACGCCTCCACCAGGTTGTTCTTGGCGGCGCCCGAGGACAGGTCCAGCAGACCGGAGAGGCTGACGGCCTCCCCGAACAGGTCCGGGCGCTCCTCGGCGTAGCGCACCGCGCCGTAGCCGCCCATGGAGTTGCCCAGGACGACCCGGTGCTTCCGGTCCGCGGCGGTGGGCAGGTGCGCGTCGACCCACGGCACCAGTTCCTTGAGATGGAACGTCTC from Kocuria rhizophila DC2201 includes these protein-coding regions:
- a CDS encoding alpha/beta hydrolase — its product is MRGMRRSGSRVDGSRGSGLRVLAGCAVVATLLTGCGLGSPDGTASSSSGLYDTQAVKDAGFGDPEALRAQDHGITVTAARRLSQRAVDLTVETDAVSPDALGGRKSVVVIAPENYDPSTRYPVVYMLPGSSSPDASALQWYDEGHAEQLTQNLPVITVVMSGGQQGWYTDWATQDTGAQNWETFHLKELVPWVDAHLPTAADRKHRVVLGNSMGGYGAVRYAEERPDLFGEAVSLSGLLDLSSGAAKNNLVEASRQSTGETDAVFGDGTTTTEEQWRAHDPLSQSSRLSDVHVQLFAGTGNGQEGDIEPALRDTTATFARELESQGIAHQYTEYGRAGECDGGHVFGCWRPAAVVALGRWAERTGLRTTAPQPSVAPQFTDVTSGDKP